A region of the Phaenicophaeus curvirostris isolate KB17595 chromosome 10, BPBGC_Pcur_1.0, whole genome shotgun sequence genome:
ATGcctaggaaaagaagaaaggtcaCTCTGATTTGCACACACGTAAAGCTCAGTCTTGAATAATCAAAAGAAGGCACTCTCCTTCATTACAGGTGTGCACGTTGCATGCGTGCAGCTCTGAGCTCAGGTGCAGACACAGCTCTGCAAGTGCTCCACCATGGGGAAAATAAATACCAGGGGACCAGGGCTAGGGAAAAGGCTCCATCTGGAGCAGCAGAATTAATTgatcttcctaatgtctaatgtcagccttcccccttccaatttaaaaccattccccctcatcctatccctgccctccctgatccagagcccctccccagctttcctggagcccctttcagcgctggaagctgctctaaggtctccctagagccttttcttcttcaggctgaacaatcccaactcaaAGATGTGCACCAACATGGTTTGTATTGCCATTAACTTGCAGCCATGCATGGGAGGTGATCAGATTCAACGAGTTTGAGCAACAGGAATGTTTTGTCACTAGAACAACTCAAAAAGATCCTTAAGACAAAGcattcctgttttttttaactagatCAGAGGAGTCTGTTGCAATGTGACTCAGAAGGCACAACACACAAGATAAGCATCTTTTGTCAGTCCTACCATAAGACAAGACCAAAAAAGGGAGGCAAAGCTACAGGCCCAAGATGTTTCGTGTCCTGCTTGATGTCAGGAGCGTGTCTCAGTCTCCACCTGAAAACCAGGTAGCTTCTACAATTTGGCCACTATTCCTACAACACTTAACACCGCCCATCCCACCCACTGAAGGCAGCAGAGGGACAGTGAGTCAGTCAATCACCTAATCTCccagaaaacagttttcctgCTAGGCTGGTCTGCCAGCAGCACGTGCCCTAGTAGCAGTCATCTTCCTATTAGTGCTTGCGAGAAGTGGTCGAGCTCAGTTCTGGGCGCCAGCCAATCCCCCCAGGTCTCTCCTGCTCTTTGCCAACACCATTGAGTTAAATAGTGCAGCCACCAGTCCCCCCTCAGGCTTTTGTCCAGACCAGAGATCTGGAAACACAGCCCttcagccctctcttctccaggctgaatgaccccaactctctcagcctgaccccatagcagaggtgctccagccctcgcatcattccaacagttccatgtccttccagagctggacccagggctccaggtgggtctcgcagagcagagcagagggacagaatcccctcccttcctGCTGGCAACGTTTCTacggatgcagcccaggacacagttggtttctCGGCTGCAAGCAcccattgccagctcatgttgaacttctcattccccagccccccaagtccttctcctcagagctgctctcatTCACATCATTCCCCAGCCTGTATCGAAACTGTGcattgccccagcccagctgtaggaccttgcacttggcctggctgaacctcatgaggttcacacagccccacttctccagcctgtccaggtccctctagatgACATTCAGTGTTccaaaaaagccatttttctctcctgacCAATGCAAGATCAAACTCTGCAAGCGATTCTTCGTTGAGGCTCTGTAGCaccagaacagcagcagctctcctgACAGACCCTGCCCTTCCCCAGCGCTATCACCCAGATCAGAGGAAGTTATTAACGTCTAAATGGGCTgttactggttttattttctgagtagGCTCTGTGGTGTCCCTTCCCCCGAGCTGTCGCTCAGGAAGTTCACTGCCTGTGTGGTATTCACATTATTTATCTGTCTCTCTCACATTGCCTGTCACCATGACAGCCAGCAGAATGAGCCAGGAAGAGGCTATGAAACCACAGGAGAAAACACCAGAAACACTGCCCTGTGGCAGGGCAGTACCTCTCCAGCCCCAAAAGAGGCTTTAAGGGGTTGCTGACCACAATCTCCTGGACCAGAGCCTCAGCTGGCTTTATTCAGCTTTAGTGTAAGTCAGTTCTTGctgttctccatccctgcagtAATGTGGTTCCTTGTATCTTGAGTTACATGAACCAAAGTTACCCAAGATTCCAGGGAAGAGTTCACTGGCTCATTCCCAAGCTGCTTCTGACAGCGCTCTTCAAGTATCTGAAGAAAACCCTTAGCTTTGAGATATTTACACGGCAGTAACTAGGACAGACAGGGCTCTGAGGCCaccctggcagagaaagacacCTACAGTCTTGATTAACTTGGCTTAAACCCCAGGTTTCTCTTCCCAACAGCAGAGAAGTATATCCACAACCTGTGAAAGAGAGAGGCTCCATAGACCCATGATTTGCCTAACACACAGGAAAGCAGTTTGCTCTACGGACACATCATGCCAGATGTCTTCTCCCATGGCGAATGGAGAGAAAGCCCTTTGACTCTGGCTTCTTGGTCAAGGTTGCTAGATAGTGGTGCTCGCTGCAGAACTTGCCCGTGGTGAAGGGTTCTCCAGCGTATGGACGGAGCCCCTCTCCCTTTCACACAGCAGGAAGAGGGCAAGTTGTGGTCTGATGCTTGTTGTGGTGATGGATGCAAGGGGCTCAGTGGTCACTTCTCATAATCCTCTTTACGGAGCATCCTATAAGAGTCAAACCCATCTTTCCATCCGCTTTTCCTccagctggcagagctgggctgcaggggtgggagaggaaaCCCCCACTCAATGTCTCTGCATGGAAACCCTTTGCCACTTCTGGAGACAGATGATGCCAGACAGCTGCCTGGGCTCCTCACTGAGAGAACAGGGCACAGCTTGCGCTCTTGTTCACTCCGAATGCTGTAGGGGAGCCCTGAAGCAAGGAAAGAACAGCCACCTCTAGAGCAAAGCTGGGCAATGCCTACAGCAAGTCCCTCTGCCCTCAGAGGGCTCAAGCAGCCACCCAgcaccaggcagggcaggggaaCAAGCCCCAGCAGACTCTCCATTAACTCTTTTTGCTCAAGGATTCCCTTGGCAGAGGAGCACAACCAACTAAGAGGGCAATGCCTCCGCCCCTTGCGATGTCCAGGCCAGGGTTGAGGTGATGCTATCTCGATGCATCCCTCAGCAGAAGCTGGAATTGCATCTGGGCAGTGCACACGAGCAGAGAAGATAAATTGCCTTGCTGAAAACCCCTCAGAAGGACTGGCTGCCATCCAGACTGGGCGACAAGGGCACTCATCACCAAAAGAAACAATCTATTCACAGCTTCCCACTGTGCGGAATAGCGTACGCAGGAGCTAATGACAAGAAGGGATGGAAAACTGGTCTAGAAAAGAGGGATCGAAACAGAGAAAGCTCTGAAACTTCTGCTCACAGAGATGGAACAAAAGGCCACGGAAAATTGGTAAAGCTGCTTAGAAGgcgtttaaaaaaataagaaacgCAAGTTGCAGACTCAAGGCCAGTCACAGAGCTGAAGGTATGTAAACACTGGTGAGCCCAGGAGAAAGTGAATTAGCAGGAGGAAACCGCTCTTGAAAGTGCTCTGGCTGCATGTCAGCTCGCCTGCCCCGGGGGAGAGCTTGAGAAGCCACGAGACAGACTGCAGAGTCTCAGAGCACCACACTACCCATGGTGACTCAAACTTGCCTCTGCTCCACTCAGCAAAGCCTAATTTTCAAATCACACCTAAGCGAAACATGATCAAGTGCGACATTTCAGCAGCTGGGAGGATACAGTCGGGCACAATATACTTTCCTCCGGTGGAGAGAAAGAAGCCAAGAATGAAGTGCGCGAGGTATTGGATATtatgaggaatttctttactgaaagggctgtcaagcactggcagaggctgccccgggaggtggtggagtccccatccctggaggggtttaacagAGAAGTAGATGTCGCactggggacatggtctagtggcagatttagcagggctggattgatcttaagggtcttttccaaccaaaaccattctatgattctacgaggCAGGAAGCTCAGCTCCTAAGCCCTAAGTGATGAGGAAGCAGTGGGATGCACTTCCAACAGCATTTCCTCCTGCAAGGGTAAGTGTTTTCTCCCTAGAACCCACTAACCATGCATCCCTGTTGTACAGGGTTCACTTCAGCCCAAACACTTTTGATTAAAAACTTATGAGCACCTAAACTGATACAAAACCAGGATGAAAGATTTGAGGGAGCCCTCGTGCCCAGCAGCTCTTACCAACTGGAGGAAACTGTTCCctttaggaaaggaaaatgcatgTCCCTTTTCTACTTCTGTTTTTCCACCAAGTGACTCCTTCCTTCTGGGATTTATTTAAACAGCTAATGTAAATGCCAGCTCAGCCAGGCCCCAATCCAAAGCCTGTTAAAGTCAGTGGAAAGTCTCCTGCTGACCGCAGAGCAGCTTTGGACCACACACCAGAACCGGTGGAACTGTcacagaggtgatgctgctgcagaTCCTTCAATATCCAAAGCTGGTCAGGGTTCTGCAGCACCAGTCTCCACATGGATGGGCTCTCCTCACCCTGAACAACTAACAGGTTGCATGGAAACACACCTTCTTAATCAGCTGGGCAGTGAAAACCAAGCTGGGATGCTTTAGCCATTGGTAATTAGCATGAAAACTCAGACTGCACTTGAGCCTCTCGTTACCTTTGCACAATAAGAGCCTCTTTCTTATGAACTATGACAAAAATTCAGAATGAATGTCTGGCTGCCACAGTCAACTCTGATTTGCTGGATTTAGCATTAAATGTTGAGCCTTGAGACTGCAGCTGGGATCCAGGAACGTTAAAAATCAGCCAACTCCTCCCCCTCCAGCACTCATCAGCCTTCTAGCAAGAGAAATTACAACAGCAAATTGATAAAAGCAATTGAACACACAATCCCAGCTTCACGCTCACAGGTTATCCCGTTAGATGCTCTGAGGCAGAGatgagaaagaataaaaattggaGCACCTGAGCACCGGGATGGCTTGAATCCACCCCGTGTCGCCAGCCACTGCCAGCCATTTGTGCAGCACGGTGCTCCCACATGAGAGCCTGGACTTCCACCACGTTGCCAAGTCTCTAGCATTGCCAGCCTCAAAGCGCTGAGTCTGGATCCTGTTCTTACAGCCCTGAAAATCCCAAGTTTAAACCAAGAGTTACAATTTCTAGCTTTACTTTCAACTAAAACATTTTATACCATTTGCACTTCTCACTTGACTCCTGAGGTGAGAGGTTGAAGAGCATCAAAAACTGCGGCTCTCAATGGATTTGCTATCATACATGGGTGAGAGCATGACTCCTGAAAGCCAGCAGAGCTTTCTCCCCAGCATCGTGTTGACGCAGCACAGCACCGTGCACAGTCCGTGACACCTTTCTGGCTTAATTCCCTGTGTCACCTCAGCTTTGGAGGTGGCCCAGTGCTCACGGAGGCAGTTTGAGTTGCCTAAGAAGATAACCTACTTACCTGCAATGCAAATACCTCAGCCTGCAAACTTgaccttttgttttcctgtaagcCTTGATGCAAGTGAAGCTCAGCACTACGGGACCAGACAGGGCACCTGCACTGTGAACACAGCCACACACAGACACTCCTGCTCTTGTTTCCTGAGCCCACAAGGCCTCCCAAGCCAGCCCAGAGCAGAGGCAATCTGCATTCCAGTCATGCTCCGAAAGGATGGCGAGCTACAGAATCCAATTCCATACCACACAGCTTCATTTTCCCTGATCCAGGGAGTAATTCTGCCAGGAGCCTTGCTTGAGCAGCCCTACTCAGAGATCTGCTTTGTCCACTGTTGTGATTCCGGAGAGGACCTGTGCTCTCCACCACAACACACCACAGGTCTGAAGTCGGGGATGTGCGCACAGGGCTCCTCCAGGCTGCCCATGGTTCCCAGGCAGTTCATATGCCTAAAGCAGCACAGCTTGCGGTGAAGATATAGTTTGAGTAAGGAACCTTATACGAAAACACAGCAACTGGACTTTTATCCTGTACCAACAACTCCCAAAATCACAAGAGTCACTGTGATGCTTTGCATGCCAACAACACTGGATCCAGTGTTTTCCTGGTACTACactgtctttgttttgtttccagtcTCTAACATCTACTGCTGCTTCTATGGACAACACAAGACATTGCAGAAAACCTGTGTCAAGACTTGCCTGACATAAATCTCTATGCaaaacctttcttttcctgtgattCCACAAGCTGCATTCCCAGACTGTTTTCAGGGGAAGCAGAGGTTCCCTTGCAGGAACACAGCACGGagcctgtctttgcttttgaCAATCACCTCTAGGACCAAACAGAAGAGCTGTAGCGAGACAGCTCAAAGCACCACCATGTCCAGAATATCTAGCTTTGAGGGCCAAGACTCTGGTCCCTCAGAGACTGAGAACGGAGCAGCAGCGACTGGAGGCAGCGGGCCCCATCGCAGATCTGGCTGTTGCAGGGGTGGGAAAGGAGCCAGAGAAAGAGGAACTCCCTTGTGATGAGTTGGTTCTGGCTCCGAGCACCAGCAGCGTGAGCTGGAACGAGGGAGACTCCCATGTAATGAATCTTCTCCAGCTGCCAACGGTGAGCGAAGGAGCTTGGAATGAGCGACCTCCCTGTGCAATGAGGTAACACCACCTCCTAatgaggaagggcaggaggtGCCTTCTAGAATGAGCGAGAACCTGCCAAGAGGATATAATAAAACAGGGCACTTCCCCAGGAGAACAACAGAGCTCTCATTAAATCATTAGAGCGGGGCGCGCTGCCAAACTGCCCACAGCCCTTTCACAAACCGTGCCCCACCTTGCAGGTCATCCCAGCAACATGCCTACCCTGAGAGGTGGTTCCATCCTGTTCCTTTCTGCCCAGCCCTGTCTGCGGATCTGCCAGGGCACAGTACCTGCAGTGAAAATCTGCGCGGCCACTGCCAGGAAGGCGTCTGTCACCACCGTCTCCGAGTGCAGCGAGATGTTCAACTGGCGAGCGATATTGCGGTAGACGTTTGGGCGAATGTATTCGAGCTCATCCCCTGGAAACAAACAGTCAGGAGTCAGCACACGGAACACCGAGTCCTGCTCTCACCACGCAGGAATCACCACTGGGGCCACCCCGCTTATTCCTCCAGCCGGAGAGATTTAACCTCAGCTCCACCTGATGTTAAACAGGCAGCAGAGTGCTTAGGGGCACTGAGATGCGACCCCCAGCCACCTGCACCCTGATTTCAtcgaatccctaggttggaaaagacctttgagatcaagtcccaCCATACAATACTAATATCCCCTGAGATATTAGTATTGTACTGAGACTCCTAAAGGGAGAGAGGATGGGCAGTGGCCCTGTAACCAGTGCTGTGGCTGCAGTAACCCCTGGTAGAAATGATGTTTCCAGGCTACCTGCCTTTCCCCAACACAGGAGAACGGCCTCAGAGAAGCAAAGCCAAAAGAGGCACGCACATCGATGTAAGCTTTTCACAGATAAGCCCTTTCTCAACGCCCTGGACTTGTACAAAAAAGCCTCGAGATGAGAGCAGCTCAAGAATGCTGGAGGCTGATGAAAGCCAAGGATCCACCCAGAGCTGCACAACATGAATTGAGCAAACAGACCATCAGCTCAGCTATTTAACACTCACACGGGTGCTGAGGGACAATTCAGAGTTCTTTCCTCCAAATGGTTAAAGAGATGTTCATTTGCTCGGCTGGCTCCTCAACAACAAGGTTCCtgatgcacacagacacacgctTTCACCTCCGGGCTGTTTTCTCCCACGTGGGAAGTGGTTGGAGGTGCAAGGTAGCTTGAAGACCAAGACGGAAATACcaaggacaggcagagaacCTCCTCCCACACACTATGGAGCTTGGGCAACAGCAGTAAAGCTTTTCCTCTGCAGCAAAACAGACCATTATTGAGCAGTAGAATTACTAAAGCCCAGCTTCCGATGGATTGATCTCTCTATAATGTTTAAGGAGGGTTGTGTGGCTGCTGTAGGAGCATTACACAAAGCACATGGCGCGCGCCCAAGGCCTTTTGTGCACGGAGAGGCTCTTTCCTTTAGGTTTAGAAGGTCACTCTGTCCTCCTCCGACACAAGGGTGCCCTGGAGCAGCCAGGGGAAAAGGAGAGCTGTGACAATGGCTTGACATCCCACTCTGAAACCCAAATGACTTGACCCCATCAGAGATTTCAGAAGCAATTTCAGATCCTCCTAAGAATTTCATTGGGATAAGAACTGAAAAGGAAGATACCACTCCAAACAGGAGCAAGTTACGGAGTCATTAGCTACTGAACCTAACTGGTCCTTGGCACTCGGCGCAGCACAGGCAAAGCCCAGCTCTACAGACTCTCAGACGAGCTCTCCGGGTCCTTTGTGCACACGGCTGATCCCACACAATCcgacaggaaaaggaaacacatGGTCCACCCTGATAAGAGGTGACATTGCTCCCACCACTCCACAGCTGGTTTCTCCTCACAGGGAGAGCCCAGGCTTCCCTGTAAATGCCAGGAAACAGGGATAGCCCTGCCCGTGGTTGGCTGAGGGGCAGGCATGGGAAGCAGGGATCAGCACTTGGTAGCCTGCCACTGCCACAGCTTTTAACAGCAGTGCCTGGAGGCCCTGGATGAAGTCAGGACCCATTTTGGTTGGAGGTTCACGCAGCTGaagccagccctgccctgcagcaaGGCACAGGACACACACGAGTggtggggaaaggagagaatccctgcctgggcagcctcaggaACTCTCCAGCAGCACGTTACATTGGTGGCAGCCTGCAGTGCCCGTGTTCAGATGCCCAGCTGTGCACTGTGCAACATTTAGAGCAATTTCTGtgctcctccttcctccagTAATCACAGAGGAACAAGCAGTGCAGAAATGACAGTTCCCATATGCAGAAGCTCAGCGCAGCAGTGAAAGGGCACTTGGCTGGACTTGGCCACAGGAGAGACAAGTTCAGCTAAACCAGAGCTCTGGCACAAACAGCAGGCTGGTCTGGGGTGTCTCATGTGGCCATACCATTAGGTTTTACCATCTGTGACTCATTAATTGCCCTAATTAGCTTCTAAGCTTCACTGAGCTCCTCAAAACTTTGTAACTGCATCGCCTGTGCCCAGCACCTTTGCTGACGCATCAGACAGTCCATCAGCTCCTCTACTACCTTGGCACATGCAAGAGGGCTAGGAAACACTCCTGCttagcacagggaggacatggatctgttagagtgagtccagaggagaccacggagatgatccatgggctggagcacctcccgtatgagaacaggctgagagagttggggttgttcagcctggagaagaaaaggctccagggagaccttagagcagcttccagtgctgaaaggggctccaggaaagctggggaggggctctggatcagggagggaagggatgggatgaggggaatggttttcatgGGCCTTGTACTGTTCGTAGccacaaaggagaaaagaaaggcacaGGCCAGGTGGCATCTCTGAACAAACAGTTCAGGAACAACTGTTCATCCTAATAAGGAGGGCTGCTCACCCTTCTTGTTGCATGGGTACCACAGGGTTCTCTCCAAACTGACTTGCTCAGAGAAGATGCCAAGTTCCCGGGACTATCAGCCAAATCTTTCCATCTGGACATGAATAAGTAACAGGAGAGTCATCCAGGAGACGCCTTCAGATCCTGTCTGCCACCTGCTTGCCCTTTACCATGCTCCTGGCCACCCACAGAAGATCTGGttgaaagcaaacaaatctCAACCCTCAACCCAGGCAGAGAAGAAGTGGAGGACAACAAGGCAGTGAGATtgacagaagaacaaaaaaaaccaccaaacgcCCAACaatcactgaaaacaaaaatagaagcAAAGTCAGcataggagagaaaaaagtaaaaaaagaatgaatgaaagaaaaaacagtcagttaaaagaaatacagctatgccttaagaagaaatgtaggATAGTatcaaacagaagcagaaagaaagaggagaaagtggGGAGAGCAGCTTGGTCCTGAGTTGGTTAGGCCCAGCTAAACGTTACTTCATCAGATTTATTTGAACTTGGATGTAATAAAATCAGATGCAAATGGCAGTGGTAGTTCCCAAGCCAGATGTGAACTAATACACCAGCCAGTAGGCAAAGAGGGATGTGGAAACAACTTCCAGGAATGAGGGTGTCAAGATGGCAAAAGACAAAGAGCTGGATTTGACCATGCAGGAGGCTAAAACCTAAAACAAAGGATAGGCAAACAGTATTTTGAGGGTACTCCTGGTGCAAGCACAGCTCTAGAGCTTCTTGCAGCAGCTGTGAGGGGTCCAGCTGGTTTGGGCAAGTGTGCCAGGTGACATCAGCCAACTCCTCCTAGCTCCCACACACAGCAAGAGAACTCGTGTCTTCCTGAATGAGAAAGGTaggcaaagtaaaattaaaCAGTCAGCCTGTCATTGAAAACTGGCTTTTATAAAATCTCCAATACATGTGGTCTAAGCAACTACCCCCAAATTAAATGTCCTTGCAGCTGAAGCCCAAGTCTCCAGGCAGCAGTGTCCGACCAACTTGGGTTGCGTCACGGCAGCCAAGTCACCTTCGTCTGGTGAGAACACTGCAAGACCTGTTACAGCACCAAGCTGAGAAAGAAACCCTGGTGCAAACTGTTACACAGCTGGAGGCTGATGCAGAGAAAATGAGTTTGTTGCTGGGCTTTCTCAGACTGCAATGTACCTTGAAGAGAATGCAAGTAAAGGAGTAGAGAAAATCACCAAAACCAAATCTAAATGCCCAAAGCAGAGCCAAAAAAACTGAATGTCATCACATGAAAAGCCTCTTGGCACTCATCAGTTCCAGAAGATTGTTTGGAATTGCTCTACATGCTTTCGGCTCCCACCCGTTCCCGCAGACACTCACCGAGTCGCAGCAGGATGGTGGACACCTCAGCCAGCTTCCCACCGGGCACCGGCGTGTTGTGTTCAGGTTTGCTCCAGCTGACCCCAGCTCGAATCAGCCTCGAATTGATGTAGTCCCTGCAGAGAGCCTTGGCTTGAGACACAAGCTCCTTGTCAGTGGGAGACCTGTCAAaaacctccatcacctctgCAGCGAAGACTGAGGAACGACGTAGCACTTCCATTCTTGTCTGCTGAGCCCACACCTCAGCACACGCTCGCTGGAAGGCTGACTCGATGCCTCAGATGAGAACCTGCAAGCCTCCAGCCTCTTGGATTCTCACAGCCCCAAGCAGCTATTCTCAAAAGgccattttttcattttacctgGTGAATAAAAGCATCTGTAAGCATCATGTAAATCAGAAACCCAAGTGTTATATCTTACAGTTATGCTAAAGTCAATActaacaagcaataggacaagattAAATGATCTCatgttgcaccagggcaggtttagattggacatcaggaaaaatatcttcaccaaATGGTTCTGggaccctggcagaggctggggtggtggagtccccatccctggaggggtttgacaAAGggtgaagtgctcagggatctggtttagtagtggatggGTACAGCTGGACgcatctcaaagatcttttcaaccaaatgattctatgatatttgcAAAATGTCTGTCTTAAAGCATCTTACAGACATGGGGCAAAGTTTTAGGTCTTGCAGCCGCTCTGACTCCCACCAGCAACACAAAGAGCTGCAGGTTTGAACTATCAAGGTGTTTCCTCTTTTCTAGTTCAGATTCAACGCTCCTAGAATTCCCCTTCAGAGAGCATAGACGGCCAGAGCATGGAAACCATACACAGAACGCAAAGACAAAGCTCAGCTTGTTTCAATTAAACTGGGAAAAAACCCCTGAATCCCAAACACCAGCTACAACAACCTCAACCAGATGTCAACAGACATTCCAGCCCAGTAGGTCAGGGATCCAGTATTGCAAGAACAGGGGCACTATTGCAAGAACAGGGGTACAGGAGCACTCGAAACTCCTCGCTGGAGACTCTTCACCACGTCCTCAGTTTAGGTTTTGCTTCTGCTACTCTTTCCCCCCCTCTCAAAGTAACCTGCACACACCTTCTCAAAAACCTCCAGCAAGAGCAGGGAGAGCAAAACTGGTTTTAGAAGAGTTTTGAGGTGTGAATGCctgaagagaagactccaaatCTCATCTGAGACACCTGAATTCATCTGCCGATCTGCCTTGGCTGCTTCTGAAGTCAGAGCAAAGTCTTGATTCAGGCGTTTCAGCCCCGGTTTGAGGCGTCTGCGTACAATAACGAGTCTCAAATGAAATAAACCCACTTCTTGGGGCTTTTCccgagggaaaaaaaaaatgcatttacctCTCACGTCGCGCTCTCCTCCTCAGCGCCTCCTTTCTGGGCTCGCTCTCTCGCATCTCTGGAAGCCGCACATCGCTGGGGACACCGGGATGGGGACACCGGGATGGGGACACCGGGATCCTCGGGACCCGGCGGCGACGCTGCCCTTCGCCTTCTAAGGAAGATGAACTAACGGGGAGGAGGGGTTCCACAGCCTCAGCAacgccctccc
Encoded here:
- the BOK gene encoding bcl-2-related ovarian killer protein; the protein is MEVLRRSSVFAAEVMEVFDRSPTDKELVSQAKALCRDYINSRLIRAGVSWSKPEHNTPVPGGKLAEVSTILLRLGDELEYIRPNVYRNIARQLNISLHSETVVTDAFLAVAAQIFTAGITWGKVVSLYAVAAGLAVDCVRHAQPAMVHTIVDCLGEFVRKTLVTWLKRRGGWADITKCVVNTDPSLRSHWLVAALCSFGHFLKAIFFVLLPER